The DNA segment TGGGTTAATCAGTGGTAAAACAAATGCAATTAAGAAAGCATTCGTTTTGGTACAAGAAGGAGAAACAATCGATTTTTACAACAATATCTAATAAAATAAGATGTCAGTAAGAAAATTAAAACCTATTACCCCAGGTCAGCGTTTTAGAGTTGTGAATAGTTTTGACGCTATTACAACTGATAAGCCGGAACGCTCTTTGATAGCGCCGATAAAAAACTCTGGAGGTAGAAATAGTCAAGGAAAGATGACCATGCGTTATACGGGTGGTGGTCACAAGCAAAGATATCGTATCATTGATTTCAAAAGAAGCAAAGAAGGAATTCCTGCTACAATTAAATCAATTGAATATGATCCAAATCGTACTGCTTTTATCGCTCTTTTAGCTTATGCTGATGGAGAGAAAACATACGTAATTGCGCAAAGCGGTATGAAAGTTGGACAGAAAATTGTTTCTGGACCAGAATCTCAGCCGGAAATTGGAAATGCAATGCCATTAAGCAGAGTGCCACTTGGAACAGTAATTTCATGTATTGAATTACGTCCAGGGCAAGGAGCAGTAATTGCTCGTTCTGCAGGTACCTTTGCTCAACTAGTAGCTAGAGATGGTAAATATGCGACAATCAAAATGCCGTCAGGTGAAGTTAGATTAATTCTACTTACTTGTTCAGCTACTATTGGAGCAGTTTCTAACCATGATCACCAACTTATTGTATCTGGAAAAGCAGGTAGAACAAGATGGTTGGGTAGAAGACCAAGAACTAGACCAGTAGCAATGAACCCTGTCGATCACCCAATGGGTGGTGGTGAAGGTCGTTCTTCAGGTGGACATCCACGTTCTAGAAACGGTATTCCAGCTAAAGGCTATAGAACACGTTCTAAAGTCAATCCGAGTAACAAGTATATCGTAGAACGTAGAAAGAAATAATAAGATATGGCACGTTCATTAAAAAAAGGACCTTTTGTTCATTATAAATTAGACAAAAAAGTTCAAGAAAATATAGAAAAGGGTAAAAATGGAGTTGTAAAGACTTGGTCTAGAGCTTCTATGATTACACCAGACTTCGTTGGACAAACTATCGCAGTTCACAACGGACGTCAATTTGTACCAGTTTATGTTACTGAAAATATGGTAGGTCATAAACTTGGAGAGTTTTCACCAACAAGATCTTTTAGAGGTCACGCTGGAGCAAAAAATAAAGGTAAAAAATAAGAAGCAATGGGAGTTCGTAAAAGAGAAACAGCAGATGCGAGAAAAGAGGCTAATAAGTCTATTGCTTTCGCCAAATTGAATAACTGCCCTACTTCACCTAGAAAAATGCGCTTAGTAGCGGACTTGGTAAGAGGTCAGAAGGTAGAAAATGCACTTAACATATTAAGATTTAGCTCAAAAGAAGCTTCTAGAAAACTAGAGAAACTTTTGTTGTCTGCAATCAATAACTGGGAGCAAAAAAATGCTGAAGGTGATGTAGCAGAGGCAGGTCTAATTGTAAAAGAGATCAGAGTAGATGGTGGAATGATGTTGAAGAGACTTCGTCCAGCACCTCAAGGTCGCGCGCATAGAATTAGAAAACGTTCTAATCACGTTACAATCGTGTTAGGATCTATCAATAACACACAAAGTAATTAATAAACAGTATGGGACAGAAAACAAATCCGATTGCTAACCGACTTGGTATCATCAGAGGTTGGGATTCGAACTGGTATGGTGGAAATGACTACGGTGATAAATTAGCCGAAGATTTTAAAATCAGAAAGTACATCCACGCTCGTTTATCAAAAGCTAGTGTTTCTAAAGTAATTATCGAGAGAACTTTAAAACTTGTAACCGTTACTATCACTACTGCTAGACCTGGTATCATTATCGGAAAAGGTGGACAAGAGGTAGACAAGTTGAAAGAAGAACTTAAGAAAATTACTGACAAAGAAGTTCAGATTAATATTTTTGAAATCAAGAGACCTGAACTAGATGCATACCTTGTAGGTACTAGTATCGCACGTCAGATCGAAAGCAGGATTTCATACAGAAGAGCAATAAAAATGGCAATTGCTGCTTCAATGCGTATGAATGCTGAAGGAATCAAAGTATTGATTTCAGGACGTTTGAATGGTGCTGAAATGGCACGTTCAGAAGGTTTCAAAGAAGGAAGAATTCCTTTGTCAACTTTCAGGGCAGATGTTGATTACGCACTTGCTGAAGCTCATACCCAATACGGGAGAATGGGAATCAAAGTGTGGATCATGAAAGGTGAAGTTTATGGAAAAAGAGATCTTTCTCCATTAGCCGGAATGGACAAAAAACAATCCGGTGCAGGTGGAAAAGGTGGAGATGCCCCAAGAGGTAAATCTAACTTTAACAGAGGCAGTAAACCAGATGCTCGTAAAAGAAAGTAAATTTTTAAATTAAAGAAAAATGTTACAGCCTAAAAGAACGAAATACCGTAAGGTACAAAAAGGTAGAATGAAAGGAAATACCGGTAGAGGGTATGAACTTTCAAATGGAATGTTTGGTATCAAATCTGTGCACGAAGATGGTATGTTTTTAACATCACGTCAAATCGAGGCAGCTCGTATTGCCGCTACTCGTTTTATGAAGAGAGAGGGTCAATTATGGATCAAAATATTTCCAGATAAACCAATTACTAAGAAGCCTCTAGAGGTACGTATGGGTAAAGGAAAAGGTGCCGTAGAATATTGGGCAGCTGTTGTTAAACCAGGAAGAATTATGTTTGAAGTAGGCGGAGTGCCTTTGTCAGTTGCAAAAGAGGCTTTACGTCTTGCAGCGCAAAAACTTCCTTGCAAAACAAAATTTGTCATCGCTAGAGATTTCGAAGCATAATCTATATTATTATGAAACAATCAGAAATAAAGGATCTTTCTGCAGCGCAGTTGCAAGAAAAACTTAGTGAGACTAAGAAAAAGTACAATGACCTAAAAATGGCTCACGCTGTTTCTCCAATTGAAAACCCACTTCAAATTAGAGGTGTAAGAAGATCAGTTGCAAGAATCGAGACAGAGCTTACAAAAAGAGAGTTACAATAATTGTAGTTTGCTGAAAGATGGAAGAAAAAAGAAATTTAAGAAAAGAAAGAATTGGTGTTGTAACTTCGGACAAAATGGACAAGTCTATTGTTGTTGCAGAAGTGCGTAAAGTAAAACACCCATTATACGGTAAGTTCGTGTTGAAGACTAAGAAATATGTTGCACACGACGAAACAAACGACTGTAACATTGGAGATACTGTAAGAATTAGCGAAACGCGTCCTTTAAGTAAATCGAAATGTTGGAGATTAGTTGAAATCCTAGAAAGAGCTAAATAATTATGGTACAACAAGAATCAAGATTAAAAGTAGCAGATAACACAGGGGCTAAGGAAGTTTTAACCATCCGTGTTTTAGGAGGTACCAAAAGAAGGTATGCTTCTGTGGGAGACAAAATTGTAGTTTCAATTAAAGATACGGCACCTAACGGAAGCGTTAAGAAAGGATCTGTTTCAACTGCAGTTGTAGTACGTACCAAAAAAGAAGTGAGAAGAGCCGATGGTTCATACATCAGATTTGACGATAACGCTTGCGTATTGTTAAACGCTGCTGGTGAAATGAGAGGAACTCGCGTTTTTGGTCCGGTAGCAAGAGAACTTCGTGAAAAACAATTCATGAAAATTGTATCATTGGCACCAGAAGTGCTTTAATTATTTTAAGATGATAAAGCTAAAGATAAAATCAGGAGATACTGTTATGGTAATCGCTGGAGACCACAAAGGATCTCAAGGAACTGTAATGAGTGTTGATCGTGAAAAAAACAAAGCGATTGTTGAAGGTGTAAACATGGTAAGTAAACATACTAAACCAAGTGCAAAAAGCCCTCAAGGAGGAATCGTTAAGAAAGAAGCTCCAATACATAT comes from the Flavobacterium ardleyense genome and includes:
- the rpsQ gene encoding 30S ribosomal protein S17, coding for MEEKRNLRKERIGVVTSDKMDKSIVVAEVRKVKHPLYGKFVLKTKKYVAHDETNDCNIGDTVRISETRPLSKSKCWRLVEILERAK
- the rpsS gene encoding 30S ribosomal protein S19, coding for MARSLKKGPFVHYKLDKKVQENIEKGKNGVVKTWSRASMITPDFVGQTIAVHNGRQFVPVYVTENMVGHKLGEFSPTRSFRGHAGAKNKGKK
- the rplV gene encoding 50S ribosomal protein L22; the encoded protein is MGVRKRETADARKEANKSIAFAKLNNCPTSPRKMRLVADLVRGQKVENALNILRFSSKEASRKLEKLLLSAINNWEQKNAEGDVAEAGLIVKEIRVDGGMMLKRLRPAPQGRAHRIRKRSNHVTIVLGSINNTQSN
- the rplN gene encoding 50S ribosomal protein L14: MVQQESRLKVADNTGAKEVLTIRVLGGTKRRYASVGDKIVVSIKDTAPNGSVKKGSVSTAVVVRTKKEVRRADGSYIRFDDNACVLLNAAGEMRGTRVFGPVARELREKQFMKIVSLAPEVL
- the rplP gene encoding 50S ribosomal protein L16, with the protein product MLQPKRTKYRKVQKGRMKGNTGRGYELSNGMFGIKSVHEDGMFLTSRQIEAARIAATRFMKREGQLWIKIFPDKPITKKPLEVRMGKGKGAVEYWAAVVKPGRIMFEVGGVPLSVAKEALRLAAQKLPCKTKFVIARDFEA
- the rpsC gene encoding 30S ribosomal protein S3, giving the protein MGQKTNPIANRLGIIRGWDSNWYGGNDYGDKLAEDFKIRKYIHARLSKASVSKVIIERTLKLVTVTITTARPGIIIGKGGQEVDKLKEELKKITDKEVQINIFEIKRPELDAYLVGTSIARQIESRISYRRAIKMAIAASMRMNAEGIKVLISGRLNGAEMARSEGFKEGRIPLSTFRADVDYALAEAHTQYGRMGIKVWIMKGEVYGKRDLSPLAGMDKKQSGAGGKGGDAPRGKSNFNRGSKPDARKRK
- the rpmC gene encoding 50S ribosomal protein L29, with amino-acid sequence MKQSEIKDLSAAQLQEKLSETKKKYNDLKMAHAVSPIENPLQIRGVRRSVARIETELTKRELQ
- the rplB gene encoding 50S ribosomal protein L2, translating into MSVRKLKPITPGQRFRVVNSFDAITTDKPERSLIAPIKNSGGRNSQGKMTMRYTGGGHKQRYRIIDFKRSKEGIPATIKSIEYDPNRTAFIALLAYADGEKTYVIAQSGMKVGQKIVSGPESQPEIGNAMPLSRVPLGTVISCIELRPGQGAVIARSAGTFAQLVARDGKYATIKMPSGEVRLILLTCSATIGAVSNHDHQLIVSGKAGRTRWLGRRPRTRPVAMNPVDHPMGGGEGRSSGGHPRSRNGIPAKGYRTRSKVNPSNKYIVERRKK
- the rplX gene encoding 50S ribosomal protein L24, giving the protein MIKLKIKSGDTVMVIAGDHKGSQGTVMSVDREKNKAIVEGVNMVSKHTKPSAKSPQGGIVKKEAPIHISNLSLIDPKTKGATRVGMKVEGDKKVRFAKKSNQVL